GGCGAGCTTGTGCTCAATAGCAAGCGCGGCGGTAAACTCGTCGCGGGCGGCGGCGAACTCACGATCTTGCAATCGCAGGCTGCCAATCTCAGAGCGCGTTGTCACCTCGGCAGCCCGATCCTTCCGGGCGATCTGCACATCGAGGAGCTTGCGCTTGATCTCGATCGCCGCTGAAAAGTCTTCCAGCGCGACGTAAGCCACCGAGAGCGCCGCGACGCAATCTGGGAAGACCTTGGCGGGCAACTCGCGCTTCTCGACTCGCGCCACTTCGACCTTGCCTTCGGCGACGACTTGCGACCAACGCTCGCGGCTCTTCGCGGAATCTCCCTCCGCCTCAGCCAACTGGGCCGACTTCATCAGCAGCAACAGCCGCCGCGTCGGATCGCCGCGCTCGCTTTGATTGGCGCGAATCGCGTCCGCAAGATAGTGCTCCGCATCGTCCGAGCGATTGAGTGCCGTCAGGATATCGACCAATTGCAAGGCAATCTCGTCCAACTGCTGCTGGCGGATCGTGGCGTCGAGCTTCGGGGCGTTTTGAAGAAACGTTCGGAATCGCTCGGCCATGCGCAGGGCATCGTCGTTGCGCCCCCAGGTGCGATAGATTTGCACAAGCGGCCCGAGGCAATGCCCGAGTTCTTGCTTGGGGAGCGAGCCGGCATCGACGGCGGCCAACACGTCGCGAAACATTCGCTCGGCCTCGACCAACCGCCCGGCGGCAAAGAACGCCGAGGCCCGCAGCACCGTCGTTTGATCGGCCGGCGCCGTCGCCGGCTCCGCGGCGAAGATCGACGACAGACCGACGAGCAACAGGACGACAGTTGAGAGACAGGCTCGCATGTTTAGCGTCAGGAATTGCTCACAGGTGCGGAATGACAAGTCCGTGAAACGATGCGAAGGTGCTGTGCAAAGTCTTTTCGAACGCGATGTCCAAGGGATCTTTTCGCGACTTCACGACGGCCCCCAGACCGCGGCTGAGTTCTTTCGAACCGACCTGATAAAAATCGCTCAATCGGACGGCATTCTTGGGATACGCCGACTGGCGCTCGAATCTCGACAATTCGGCCCCCAGCAACGGTTCATCGCGGGCGGCAACCATCACGAACTCCGCTCCACGTTGGCTATCGATGCCGCGCCAATCGTCCGCCGCTTCCGGCGAATCGACCTTCATCACTGGGCTCTGGTGATCGGCGTCGACCGGCCAAAGCCGCTCGGGCTTTCCATTGACATCATACCAATAGAGATAGACGTAGCGGGGCACGTCCAACTTGACGTGGAACTGCACCTTATCTCCCTCATGCAGAATCAAAGGCTTTCCGCCGAGCGGATGCCAAACGCCTGCTTCGGTGGCCGCCTGATAGTCAATGTCCAACTTGGGGGTGCCTGGGCTAAACGGACTCGATTGCTCGGCACCGTTCGTTCCCGCCTGTCCAGAACCGCCCGGCGCGACTCCATGCGAACCATCGAGCGAGCGGGTCGAATCATTGTGCCCCGGTCCCCAAATCAGCATGAGCGCGACGCCCGCCGCCGCAGCCGCTCCCGCCAAACCTCCCGCCCACCACCGCCCCCACCGCGCCGGGGGGGCGCCGGCCAGCGCCTTTCGCAAATCGGCCGCCATATCGGCGGCGGTCGAGTAGCGGTCGGCCGGGTTCTTCGCCATCGCCTTGAGGCAGATGTCTTCGAGCGGCTTGGGGGTTTTGTCGTCGATCGTGCGGGGCGGCGATGGCACGCGGTGCTTGACTTGCTCAAGCAATTCGCTCAGCGTGCCACCGTTGAAGGGCAGCCGCCGCGTGAGCATCTGATAGAGCATGACTCCGAGCGAATAGATGTCGGTCTGCGGGCTGGCCCAATGGGATTGCCCGGCCGCTTGCTCGGGGCTCATATATGCGGCGGTGCCGAGCACGCGCCCGGCGTCGTCCTTGAAAAAGTGGTCGTCCATCTTGGCTAGCCCAAAATCGGCGACGTGCGGGCGGCTCTCTTCATCGAGCAGGATATTCGCCGGCTTGATGTCGCGATGGACGATGCCGTTCTTGTGGGCATGGTGCAGGGCCTCGGCCGTGTCGGCGACCCAGCCGACGATGTCTTCAAGGGAGTAATTGCCCGCTTCGAGGCGGCGCTGGAGCGTTTCGCCGCGGATGAATTCGTAAACGATATAGACCCGGCCGTCCTCGGATTGGCCGGTGTCGAGAACGGTGACGATTCCAGGATGCCGCAAGCGGGCGGCGCTCTGCGCCTCGTGTAGAAACTCCTTGACGCGCTCCGCCGACGAAGCGCCCTGCCGATGCGGCAGCTTGATCGCAACGTCGCGCTTCAGGTCTTCGTCAAAACAGCGCAAGACCACGCCGAAGCTGCCCGAACCGAGTTGCTGGCGAATCGCATAACGGCTGATTGAACCGGTCGCGGCAGCAGCCTGCGGCACTCGGGCCGCGCCGCCCGCGGTCGGAGATGATCCGCCTCCGGCAGTGCTCCCCGACGAACGGTTGCTCTGCTCGGTGTCGAAAACAATCGTTCCGCGGACTGCCGGCTCGTCGGCGCGGCTGTCGGAGCGCTCGGTTTCGATGTTTGGTCCCCCTAAAGCAATCGTGCCGATCAGTTCCTGGCCCGGTGGCAGCAGCTTGTTGGCATCGAGAGTCGGAAAGCGGTTGTGCAGCTCGTCGAGCGAGGGGGGATCGCCGTGGCGGGCGCGGATGAGCGCCTCATGTACGACGAGTTCGGAAAGCGAAACCGATGGATCGGATAGCTCGGAGTAATCGCGGAGGTAATCTTCGACTTTCTTGCGAGTCCCCGACCGCCAACGGCGCTCCATTTCGATTTTGACCAACTCAGCCAACCCGGCCGGCCGGTCGGCCGGAGTCAGACGCTCGACGTACGAGCGCAACTCAGGAAATGAATTGCCGCACTCCGACTCATAGGCATCAGCGCAATCGGCGACCGCCCACCATTGCGGCGAGAGGTAGTCCTTAATCACGTTTGGCATGGCTGCCTCCTAGAGACGTAGGACGAGATCGCCTTTTTTCGATGAATCCGTCGCGCGAACGACGTTTGTCGAAGCAAGCACCGCAGGCCAACGACGCGGCCACGATCTCCGGCAAGAAATAATCCGACCGCAATGAACTTTTTGTCGACACTGCGCGATGTGACGGTGGATGGTTGTCCGGCACCGTGGCCGCCACCCCGATCGACGATCGCGGATCCATCGGTGCATTCGCCAAGCCTTCAACCAATGCGCGCCGTTGCGCTGGCTGCGACGCGAGCGACTGCCGGCAATTCCAATCTTCGTCCGAACCGAATGCCCCTTGCCGGACGAACACATCGTCGAGGAGCAGCAAATCAGCGTCTCGATCGCTCGCCGCGCGGGTCAGTTCGGCGAGGAAATCCGCCCCGAAGGCAAAGTCGTTCGTTTCTTGCGGCTCGCCGTCGAGCAGCAGCGAATCCACTGCCGAATCGACCGGCCGCTCGGGGCCGGGACTGTCGAGCACCTGGTCTGCAACGGCCGGCTTCTGCGCTCCCTTTTGGTTCTGCGCCGACGCATGCAGCAGTCCATTGACGAACTCATGCAGCGCTTGCCAGGGCACCTGCGGCGTAGCGGCATTCAACACGGATTCGATCGCATCGACGGCGGCATCCGGCAAGTTGTGCAATCCGGCCGAGACCTCGATCGTACTGACGGCCGACTCCAACCATTTGGTCCCGCGAGCGACCGCGGCCGTGAATTGATCGACGGAGAAATCTCTCCATGACGGCAGGTTCATGCTCGCCCCGCCGGCGTTGGCTCCCAGCTCGATTTCCACGATCAGGTCGCCGACCCCCGCTTCAGCCACCGCGCCGAGCACCGAGAAAAGAACCGCGAAGTTGCCCAGCCCGAAAGAAAATCCCGGCATGCCCGTGGACGACAGATCGCCTTCGGCCAGCGTCGTCGGCTGCAAGACCGATTCGAAACTCGAGACGCGAACGACCTCATCCCCCTCCTCGGCGGCCAACAGCCGCAGCTCATGCCCTTCGCCGGCGAGCGCGAGCGCCACCGGATGCTGCAAGTTCTCGTTGAAGATCGCATCGGATTCGACCAGGCCATCGGCGGTGCCCGCGAAGATCGCCAGCGCCCCATTGACGTTGTTTCCCACGACCAATTCCACTCCGCCATTCTGGGCGAAATCGCCGGCGAGTGCCGTGATCGGGCCGACGCCGCCGGAGCCGATGTCGCGCCGCGAGTTGGGATCGAAGTCGCGATAGACTGTAAGCGTGTTCGACAGGTAGTTCAGCGTCACCAGATCGAGCCCGGCGCCGCCAAAGAGGTTGCCGACGATCGCCGCTTGAGGCCCGGCGCCAGTATTGAAGACGGTCGGATTGGCGTCGTTGAAGAACCCACCGCCAAGGGCCGGAAGCATGAATACGTTGTTCGAGCCGGAGTTCGTAGCTAACAGATTCGGCCCGTTGGGACCCGCGGACGGAACCAATTGTGCCGCGACCGGAGAAAGACCGACGTCGAGACGGGGCCCGGCAACAAAGCTGGGCAAAGGATGGCGATCCTGTAGCGTGGGCAGGGGAGTGTTGTTGATAAGAATCGAGATGTCGTTCGATTCCTGATTGGTGATAATCAGATCGGGGAGATGATTTGAGGTGCCGCCAAGGTTGGCCACTTGCACGTCGACCGGGTCGGTGCCCGCATAGAACGAGACAGGCGCAAGATCAAATTGTCCCGTTAAAGGATCGAAGGGAAAGACGAGTACGTCGTTCCCGCCGCTGTTGGCCACGATGAGGTCTGGAGAGCCATCGCCATTGAGATCGGCGAGCTTCACCGCACGGGGCGCAATGAAGCCACCGGGCAGAACAAACGTCTGAGAGCCGATTTCCAGAACAACGCGATCGCGGGTCTGATCGGACACGACCAAAAACTGCTGACCGGTGCTGCTCACGCCGCCCACGGAAATTGCGATTCCCTTGCCGATTCGCGAAAACGGCGAGAAGGTTCCATCGCCATTGCCGAGCAGGCCCATTACATCGCCGAACTCATTGCCGACGACGAGGTCGGAGATTCCGTTCCCGTCATCATCCCCGTCGGAGATTCCATTGCCGTCAAATTCGCCGATCGAAAGACCGTTGGGCACATTGCCGGCGTCGTATTGACCAGCCGGTTGAAAATTGCCGTGACCATCGCCGCGGAGGATCGTAATGGTATGGTTGTCGGCGTCGAGCACGGCCAGATCGAGATGGCCGTCGGGAAAGAAATGGCCAGCTCGCACGATCTTCGGCCGCAATCCGGCGACGATCCGCTGCGGATTTAAGAAACCGCCGGCGCCATCCCCTTCGAGATACGAGAGGCTGGCGTCGCCCGAATTGACGACCACTAAATCGGTGGTTCCGTTTTCCGTGAAGTCGCCGGCCACGAAGCTGCCGGCCCCGTCGAGGCTCAACAGAGTCGGCGAACCGTCGCCGATGAGATCGAAGCCGGCCTGGCCCGTTGTGGCGCGATAATGAACGGCGGCGGCAAATGCGCCGCCCCCTTGATTCAGAAGCACCGTAACTGTGCCAGCCACTTCATCGGTCAGCACGATCTCGGGCAGCCCGTCGCGATTAAGGTCGACAAGCGCCAGCTCCGCCGGATGGTCGGTCGCCGGGAGCGGCGCGAGCGCGGTGAAGCCGCCAGTCGCCGTGGCAAGGAAGACGGATACATCGCCGCTGCCGGCATTCGCGACAACCAAATCCTGGAGACCATTTCCAGTGAGATCTTTCGCCGCAATGCGGACCGGCTCCACGTCGGTTGCTAGCCGGTCGACCAGCGTCGAGATGCCGTTGACGTCGACCGCATAGAGCGACACGAAATTATCGTCGCGATCCACGGCCGCAATGAGATTTCGGCCGGCCGAAGTCACGATCGTGAAAGCACGCGCGGGTTGGGTGGGATTGACGATCCGCGCGGCGTTGTAGGCGCCCGGTTCACTCGCTCGGCCGGGCCGAACCAAAATCTGCCCGCCTTGTTGGCTCAGGACAATCGAGTCGGGCACTCCATCGCCCGTCACGTCGGCCAGGGTCGGGATCGAGTCGATCGCATCGGAACTGAATTTGTCGGGAGAGACGAACGTGCCGTCTCCGAAACCGAGCAAGACGGTTACTGTTCCGTCGACCAAGTTGACACAAGCCAGATCCGTTCGTTCGTCGCCATTCAGATCGGCCGCGATGAGCGCACTCGGCGATTGCCCGACGGGATAGGAGGCCGGTGCGGCGAACGTGCCGATCCCAGAGGCGGCGAGCACAGTGATATCGTTGCTAAGCGTGTTCGTGGTCGCCAAATCGAGATGGCCATCGCTCTTGAAATCACCAGCCACGATGGCCGACGGCTGCGTTCCGGCTGCAAAGCTTACCGCGGGAGCGAAGTTGCCGCCCCCTTGATCCATCAGAACCGATACATCGTTGCCGCCGGCATTGGCAGTGGCGATGTCAGTCCTCCCGTTGCCGAAATCGCCGGCCACGATGCCGACAGGATCCTTTCCGACCGGCAAAAACGTCGCCGGCGGCTGAAACATGCCATTCCCTTCGCCGCGAAGTACGCACACGGACCCTGTTCCGTGCGACATACCGTTTGAATCGACATTGCTGTTGGCAACAACCAGATCCATGTACGGGTCACCGGTAATTCTGGCGGCATAAATCGCATGAGGTCCAATGCCGACGGGGATCGTTTCGACCACGGAAACCTTGCCTCCGCCGTCGTTGAGCAGAATCGAAACCGTGTTGCTGAATTCGTTGACCACTGCGATGTCGAGGCGGCCGTCTCCATTAAAATCGCCTGTCACCAGGGCGACCGGGAATAATCCGACCGGAACGGGAGGTAGTATCGTCGGAAATGTTCCGTCGCCCTTCCCAAGCAGCACGGTGACGTCGCCCTGTTGTGTGGTCGGGTCGAAGGTTGTTGTCGCCAGGTCCGTTCGGCCGTCGCCGTTGAAATCGGCCGACACGATCGCAGTGCTGACACCAGTGCTGAGCAGGGTCTGCGGATCGAACGTGCCGTCGCCGCGACCCAGCAGGATTGAGGTCCCGCCGGGACTCACTGCATTGGCGACGGCCACGTCGAGTTGGCCATCGTCGTTGAAATT
This region of Pirellulales bacterium genomic DNA includes:
- a CDS encoding protein kinase, whose amino-acid sequence is MPNVIKDYLSPQWWAVADCADAYESECGNSFPELRSYVERLTPADRPAGLAELVKIEMERRWRSGTRKKVEDYLRDYSELSDPSVSLSELVVHEALIRARHGDPPSLDELHNRFPTLDANKLLPPGQELIGTIALGGPNIETERSDSRADEPAVRGTIVFDTEQSNRSSGSTAGGGSSPTAGGAARVPQAAAATGSISRYAIRQQLGSGSFGVVLRCFDEDLKRDVAIKLPHRQGASSAERVKEFLHEAQSAARLRHPGIVTVLDTGQSEDGRVYIVYEFIRGETLQRRLEAGNYSLEDIVGWVADTAEALHHAHKNGIVHRDIKPANILLDEESRPHVADFGLAKMDDHFFKDDAGRVLGTAAYMSPEQAAGQSHWASPQTDIYSLGVMLYQMLTRRLPFNGGTLSELLEQVKHRVPSPPRTIDDKTPKPLEDICLKAMAKNPADRYSTAADMAADLRKALAGAPPARWGRWWAGGLAGAAAAAGVALMLIWGPGHNDSTRSLDGSHGVAPGGSGQAGTNGAEQSSPFSPGTPKLDIDYQAATEAGVWHPLGGKPLILHEGDKVQFHVKLDVPRYVYLYWYDVNGKPERLWPVDADHQSPVMKVDSPEAADDWRGIDSQRGAEFVMVAARDEPLLGAELSRFERQSAYPKNAVRLSDFYQVGSKELSRGLGAVVKSRKDPLDIAFEKTLHSTFASFHGLVIPHL
- a CDS encoding VCBS repeat-containing protein; translated protein: MTRRRVTKRASHLSFEWLEVRRLLTGHDTIATAIPEALTQGVASTVSGNIDETTNPAINPADIYQVDLSFGQQLSANVNVPPNSLNSYLRVFNATGAELANSGSGGSGNSAANYTAFATGEYYVGVSDAFNTGYDPNVSMSGSGATSGQYDLTLLVNPPVSDPNNSIANATTVSFVHGVSTSEQGLIFDPRDADLFKLSLNQFDAAQLSVNAIASGSTLESRLRLFDANGNELTSNSNPGGYPCLKYEATATGVYYVGISGNGNDSYDPNTPRSGVDASVGSFELQVLVNSPDSNFSLATATPVHFIRGVSTTASGQIVDPPDADIFSLALNKGDTAQLGINALASGSPLESRLRLFDAAGNELASNATPGSDPSLTYQVTDGGIYYVGVSGTANAAYDPRVPRSGVDASVGSFQLNVMVNSPPPVTQEVEPNDTLDNANPIAVPTSVGGSIGNLGDQDFYLFTVTAPGQLTVNAAPDSLSALAPRLTLYGTDRQALLSADGQSGGDTLIQQHLPAGTYYVAVASSASTGTAATGAYHLATSFIAATPPFSDVPANQVPIALAEADLNGDGIPDLVVLNGQFPYSVTVLLGVGDGTFRPAVSYPLPAVNSSPFDQPTAIVVGDFNNDGHPDIAVANVIGGAQGDVSVLLNNGDGTFQAPMEIPIGPVGGQPLALAVGRFNADDNLDLAVAVADPNDGPGSVIVLSGNGDGTFTAGQPIAVGVRPDAIVAADFNGDNKLDLAVANRNSDQYGTTLGAGSVSVLLGGGDGTFTAEQPITVGDQPTSIAAGDVGDVKVESADGNMDLVVANAATQDVSLLLGQADGTFLPEQRLDLRNEPAASPTGGFRSSVLLGDFNHDGHLDLALANSQDSLVRVALGTGNGSFGAAQTVLVGGQPQALVAADFAGNGRLGIATAGGITGAVSVRLGLGDGTFQAPPRFNVGNQPNGLVAANFNDDGQLDVAVANAVSPGGTSILLGRGDGTFDPQTLLSTGVSTAIVSADFNGDGRTDLATTTFDPTTQQGDVTVLLGKGDGTFPTILPPVPVGLFPVALVTGDFNGDGRLDIAVVNEFSNTVSILLNDGGGKVSVVETIPVGIGPHAIYAARITGDPYMDLVVANSNVDSNGMSHGTGSVCVLRGEGNGMFQPPATFLPVGKDPVGIVAGDFGNGRTDIATANAGGNDVSVLMDQGGGNFAPAVSFAAGTQPSAIVAGDFKSDGHLDLATTNTLSNDITVLAASGIGTFAAPASYPVGQSPSALIAADLNGDERTDLACVNLVDGTVTVLLGFGDGTFVSPDKFSSDAIDSIPTLADVTGDGVPDSIVLSQQGGQILVRPGRASEPGAYNAARIVNPTQPARAFTIVTSAGRNLIAAVDRDDNFVSLYAVDVNGISTLVDRLATDVEPVRIAAKDLTGNGLQDLVVANAGSGDVSVFLATATGGFTALAPLPATDHPAELALVDLNRDGLPEIVLTDEVAGTVTVLLNQGGGAFAAAVHYRATTGQAGFDLIGDGSPTLLSLDGAGSFVAGDFTENGTTDLVVVNSGDASLSYLEGDGAGGFLNPQRIVAGLRPKIVRAGHFFPDGHLDLAVLDADNHTITILRGDGHGNFQPAGQYDAGNVPNGLSIGEFDGNGISDGDDDGNGISDLVVGNEFGDVMGLLGNGDGTFSPFSRIGKGIAISVGGVSSTGQQFLVVSDQTRDRVVLEIGSQTFVLPGGFIAPRAVKLADLNGDGSPDLIVANSGGNDVLVFPFDPLTGQFDLAPVSFYAGTDPVDVQVANLGGTSNHLPDLIITNQESNDISILINNTPLPTLQDRHPLPSFVAGPRLDVGLSPVAAQLVPSAGPNGPNLLATNSGSNNVFMLPALGGGFFNDANPTVFNTGAGPQAAIVGNLFGGAGLDLVTLNYLSNTLTVYRDFDPNSRRDIGSGGVGPITALAGDFAQNGGVELVVGNNVNGALAIFAGTADGLVESDAIFNENLQHPVALALAGEGHELRLLAAEEGDEVVRVSSFESVLQPTTLAEGDLSSTGMPGFSFGLGNFAVLFSVLGAVAEAGVGDLIVEIELGANAGGASMNLPSWRDFSVDQFTAAVARGTKWLESAVSTIEVSAGLHNLPDAAVDAIESVLNAATPQVPWQALHEFVNGLLHASAQNQKGAQKPAVADQVLDSPGPERPVDSAVDSLLLDGEPQETNDFAFGADFLAELTRAASDRDADLLLLDDVFVRQGAFGSDEDWNCRQSLASQPAQRRALVEGLANAPMDPRSSIGVAATVPDNHPPSHRAVSTKSSLRSDYFLPEIVAASLACGACFDKRRSRDGFIEKRRSRPTSLGGSHAKRD